One genomic window of Arachis stenosperma cultivar V10309 chromosome 10, arast.V10309.gnm1.PFL2, whole genome shotgun sequence includes the following:
- the LOC130956240 gene encoding pathogenesis-related protein 1-like translates to MKTCKISFSPITILGSLLCIMGYVYAHDSPKDYVDAHNVARSEVGEPSLIWDDSVAAYAQNYANQRRKDCQLIHSHGPYGENLAWSSSNEFSGVDGVKLWVDEKAYFDYMSNSCSDNEMCGHYTQVVWKNTLRVGCAKVICDNNGGTFIICNYDPPGNYIGQRPY, encoded by the coding sequence atgaaaacatgcaagattTCATTTTCTCCTATCACTATCTTAGGTTCATTATTATGCATTATGGGTTATGTATATGCTCATGATTCACCAAAAGACTATGTTGATGCACACAATGTAGCAAGATCAGAAGTGGGAGAACCAAGTTTGATTTGGGACGATTCTGTTGCAGCATATGCACAAAACTATGCCAATCAACGCCGAAAAGATTGCCAGCTGATCCATTCACATGGACCTTATGGAGAGAACCTTGCATGGAGTAGCAGTAATGAATTTTCAGGTGTAGATGGTGTGAAATTATGGGTAGACGAAAAGGCATACTTTGATTACATGTCAAACTCATGTTCTGATAACGAAATGTGTGGTCATTATACTCAAGTGGTTTGGAAAAACACATTGCGCGTTGGTTGTGCCAAAGTGATTTGCGACAATAATGGAGGCACTTTCATTATTTGTAACTATGATCCTCCTGGCAATTACATTGGACAGAGACCttactaa
- the LOC130956629 gene encoding uncharacterized protein LOC130956629, producing the protein MADKKSPQLSQDDLLARITELQAKVRRIAELSTQNNGESSKSSAQGATDPLNIIPPKKKLTLDNPFSEEITNYQMPKNFTLPTALEPYKGFGDPRAHVKKFQSMLFFNGPKNEPVLCRAFPTYLDGAALLWFSKLPEGSISSFEDLARSFIDYFAASRIYVHGSDYLSTIKQGQHESLKDNMTRFADATMEIQDLDPAVHLHALKAGLRPGKFRETIAITKPKMLEEFRERATGQMEIEELREAQKSDKQPHRRDEEKIFRSPGSRDTKKPSKPTSKYNTYTRFNTRRENIIREILNAKIIRPPARAGNYQDQRFADRTKHCAFHRKFGHTTDDCIVTKDLLKRLARQGLLDKYIETQKGRGGNSDRVEHKQAKADDKKERTTPDPPRGVINHISGGIHKRRRNKLGKEAKLQSDASNRRNHTTKEGQRTRRHNIL; encoded by the coding sequence ATGGCTGACAAGAAAAGTCCACAACTCTCACAGGATGACCTCCTGGCTCGAATCACCGAGCTTCAGGCAAAAGTACGAAGAATAGCTGAGCTGTCTACACAGAACAATGGAGAAAGCTCCAAAAGCTCGGCTCAAGGTGCTACAGATCCTCTAAACATCATCCCGCCAAAGAAGAAGCTCACCCTTGACAATCCCTTCTCCGAAGAGATCACAAATTACCAGATGCCAAAAAACTTTACTCTGCCTACCGCACTGGAGCCGTACAAGGGGTTCGGCGACCCTCGAGCCCACGTAAAGAAGTTTCAATCGATGTTGTTTTTCAACGGCCCTAAGAATGAGCCCGTCCTCTGCCGAGCATTCCCTACCTACCTCGACGGTGCTGCATTACTCTGGTTCTCTAAACTTCCTGAAGGTTCAATTTCCTCCTTTGAAGATCTTGCCAGATCATTCATTGATTACTTTGCCGCTTCAAGAATCTACGTACATGGCTCAGACTACCTCAGCACCATTAAGCAAGGTCAGCACGAAAGCCTGAAGGACAACATGACCAGATTCGCTGACGCCACTATGGAGATCCAGGACTTAGACCCGGCCGTCCACCTGCACGCCCTCAAGGCCGGCCTCAGGCCCGGCAAATTTCGGGAGACCATTGCCATAACAAAGCCAAAAATGCTAGAGGAATTCCGAGAAAGGGCAACAGGTCAAATGGAGATCGAAGAACTCCGAGAAGCCCAAAAATCGGACAAACAACCACATCGGAGagatgaagaaaaaatttttagatcgcCTGGTAGCAGAGACACTAAGAAACCTTCCAAGCCCACGTCAAAATACAACACATACACCAGATTCAATACCAGAAGAGAAAACATCATCAGAGAAATCCTCAACGCCAAAATCATAAGGCCACCAGCTCGAGCGGGAAATTACCAGGATCAAAGGTTCGCGGATAGGACAAAGCATTGTGCTTTCCATCGGAAGTTTGGACACACCACGGACGACTGCATAGTCACGAAGGACCTCCTGAAAAGGCTGGCACGCCAAGGGCTCTTGGACAAATATATCGAGACCCAGAAGGGCAGAGGAGGAAACTCGGACAGGGTAGAGCACAAGCAAGCAAAGGCCGACGACAAAAAAGAGAGGACGACTCCTGATCCACCAAGAGGAGTCATTAACCACATATCGGGGGGGATTCACAAGCGGAGGAGAAACAAGCTCGGTAAGGAAGCGAAGCTTCAGAGCGATGCTAGCAATCGAAGGAACCATACAACCAAGGAAGGACAAAGAACCAGACGTCACAATATCCTTTAA